The Rhinopithecus roxellana isolate Shanxi Qingling chromosome 9, ASM756505v1, whole genome shotgun sequence genome contains a region encoding:
- the C9H8orf86 gene encoding LOW QUALITY PROTEIN: uncharacterized protein C8orf86 homolog (The sequence of the model RefSeq protein was modified relative to this genomic sequence to represent the inferred CDS: substituted 2 bases at 2 genomic stop codons) — translation LRKGLLPAEELIRRSLGVGRSLRDCLRQSRKLAEELGSKRLKPAKFGTEGKERVEQXTERQRTGSSKEPRMQIICRRRWXEPPPRLLWGCLTLWAQPLLHVMVSVSPCV, via the coding sequence CTAAGGAAGGGACTCCTCCCAGCTGAGGAGTTGATTAGACGCAGCCTCGGAGTTGGCAGGAGCCTTAGAGACTGCCTGAGGCAGTCCAGAAAGCTGGCTGAGGAGCTTGGGAGCAAGAGACTAAAACCAGCCAAGTTTGGgacagaagggaaggaaagggttGAGCAgtgaacagaaagacaaagaacagGCAGTTCCAAAGAGCCAAGAATGCAAATCATTTGCAGACGCCGCTGGTGAGAGCCTCCACCAAGGCTGCTGTGGGGGTGCCTGACGCTGTGGGCACAGCCACTTCTACACGTCATGGTGAGCGTGAGCCCATGTGTGTGA